tctctctctctcactctctctctcactctctctctatctcactctctctttctctccctccccctctctttctctctctctctctctatctcactctctccctctctctctctctctcgctctctctctctctctatcttactctctctctctcgctctctctctctctcgctctctctctttatctcactctctctctctatctcactctctctttctctccctcctcccctctctctctctcgctctctctctatctcactctctctttctctccccccctctctctctctctatcttactctctctctttctctccctcccccccccctctctctctctctctctctctctctctctctctctctctccctccctccaggAAAACTCATTAGAAAGAGTAGATAAAACGCGTCAAACGGGCGAATCGTATCGTGAAACAAAAGGGACTGAATTCAGTATATTGGTGAGCTTTGCATCATTTAACTGGTTGCATCGCATCCTAGTCATTTGTATTGATTCGCtattgtgcacacatacacagcacATGTCGTAGTGTACGAGTTGTTAATTGTACTGGCCTGTTTCCACATCTGGTGGGGTCTGCATAGCTATGTCCCCGATGAAAAACTCGTCCATTTGTCTTTGTTGTGTGTATGATGGGTAGTGGAAACAGCTGATACAGACTGCGTTGACATTATTTTATAAATTATTGGCTGCCTGATGCTGAAATGTGTGCCAGGTGAATATTTAGTTCAttcgtctttgtgtgtgtgacggaatATATATACAGAGCTGATAGTACAGAGTAAAGTATTAGCTGTGCTATGCTCAAATGTGCCTCGTGTGGCTTTGCCTGTAGCCTACTGCGCTGGATATAGTTTTCATTAAATGTTCGCTGTAAAGCTGAATCGCAGGCGATTTTGTCGGTTGTATACAATGTTTTGTAATTGTTAATACTGACCTGCAATTTAAACCTAGGTTGTGTTTGACGTGACattgtgtatttttgttgttgcaaagACATCATTTATAGACATAATACTCTGTTTGTGAAGAAACTCAACACAGCTGCTCAGACtctgttgtcgtcgtcgtagtaGTGGTATAGACGTCAATGGTGTTGGTGATgcttggtgggttttttttgtaacAGAGTTGATCACGATTTGTACCTCATTTAACTCAACCCTTTATCTTTTCGGAGaatgacttcttcttcttcttcttcttcttcttcttcttcttcttcttcttcttcttcttcttgttcttgttcttgttcttcttcttcttcttcttcttcttcttcttgttcttcttgttcttgttcttgttcttcttcttcttcttcttgttcttgttcttgttcttcttgttcttcttgttcttcttgttcttgttcttcttgttcttcttgttcttgttcttgttcttcttcttcttgttcttgttcttgttcttcttgttcttgttcttcttcttgttcttcttgttcttgttcttgttcttcttcttcttcttcttcttcttcttcttcttcttcttcttcttcttcttcttcttcttcttctttgttcatgggcttagactcccacgttcactcatgtttttagcacgagcggatttttacatgtatgaccgtttttaccccgccattcaggcagcatacgccgctttcggggggaggcatgctgggtattttcgtgtttctataacccaccgaactctgacatggattacaggatctttttcgtgcgcacttggtcttgtgcttgcgtgtacacacgaagggggttaagtctgtgcataagttgacctgggagatcggaaaaatctccactcttaacccaccaggcggcagcaaccGAGAGAATGACTGTAGGCCTACCTGAATGATTTGTGAAGTctgaaacagatagactgctaatcTCTGCTGTCTTGTCATTGTCTCGTTATAACGGTATTAAAATGTTCGTCCACTACAAAGCGAACCAGGTCGACGCTTcagtgaatgtttcgttttttcAATGATTAAACATTCATGTAATCaatcttgttttttgttattaGCGAGACAGCGAATCGAGTTCTTTACGGCTCTCTATAGATTTATCATCTAATCATgtgttttgtctctctctctcgtgtgttTTCAGTGAATTATTCGTTTCTTCTATGATTAAACGTTCCCATAATTAATCTTGTTTTGTTGATTAACAAAACAGCGAGTCGAGTTCTTTACGTTTCTCTGAAGATTTATCATCTAATCATGTGAGAATCTTCaacaaaaaccggcacggttggcctagtggtaaggcgtccgccccgtgatcgggaggtcgtgggttcgaaccccggccgggtcatacctaagactttaaaattggcaatctagtgcctgctccgcctggcgtctgggattatggggttagtgctaggactggttggtccggtgtcagaataatgtgactgggtgagacatgaagcctgtgctgcgacttctgtcttgtatgtggcgcacgttatatgtcaaagcagcaccgccctgatatggcccttcgtggtcggctgggcgttaagcaaacaaacaaacaaacaaatgttcaacacatgaggcagagcgctgtttagagTTCTGATAAACAACGAAACTGAGGATGGAAGTCGCTTGTCCATTTTAGCGCTTGTTATTCTcttaggtgccaggagaatggttccgaataactctcacttacctTATTACACAATCATGTCGTTTGCAATCAGACATCTgatcatgtttgtttttctctcctgtGTTTTCAGTCACATCGGATCTGATGGTCAGTGAAGACCTGTTTCCATGCAACTAATCACCATGGCAACCAGAACCGTCCCACAACTCACTACGCTGCTGCTCACCAGTCTCTACCTCCTGCTCACCATCGGACACGCCTTCAGCGacgacaacagcaacagcaagaCACCCACACCAGCCACGCCACCACCAGGCGACCaaggaggagggaggggagggaggggcggTGGCAGCTCTTCTCACAAAAATCTACACAAAATATTCCCCGGCGCTGACAACACCAGCCTCGTCATTCCAGACATAGACGATTACACGGACCCGGAGCTTTACGCCCTCTTGATAGACGTCTTAGAAAAGCTCGGAGTCTTAACGCCTGAGACCACCTCGTGCTACCAGCTCCAAAAGATCCAGCACAAAAACCTTCCGCCCGGTGATGAGAATTCCGATTCCGGTTCAGGTAGTGCCAATGCTGGCTCAGGATCCAATACTCATTCCGGTTCAGGGTCTGGTTCCCATTCCGGTTCCGGTTCGAACTCTATAGGAGTGTTTTTGTACTTCACGGAAACGTCCTTGACTGATTCCCAAACTCCCGGTGGTGGAGGAAATGGTCAAGCTATTAGTGGTCAGAAAGTGACGCATTCAGCAAAGACCAACAACGAGTGTGTCAGCCAACCGGATCTGATCAAATCCATGGATGCACAGCCATTGGTGCGTGACGCCGTGCTTAACGACACGCTTGGATTGAAGGCGGATCCACCCGGGGATGGAAGTGGGGGTGTCAACGGTTCGGGGGAGGCGGGGGCGGGGCGACACACAGGGAAGGACGGAGGATACCAGATCACGGAGGGGGCAGAGGAGGAAGACGAAAAGAGATATTCAGGTAAGTAAAAACTTAAGTTTGGGTGTAattgataataatgataataatggaCACTTATTAATCGCCCTTTCTCaccagagctcacggcgatgtacaatagcaacagATAGCAAcagcatgcatacacacacacacacacacacacacacacacacacacacacacacggtttcTTCGGTCTTTCACGTTTCAAAAGAACTAACATTAATTTTGATTTAGATTTGGATGAAAGGTgcatgttcatttcaatgcgtgTTATTCTCACAGGTGCCAGGACATTGGTTGCggataactctcgcttactccattgcATAATtctgtcgtatgcatttagagcgcttacttccctttggttatcaggtttcaaattaaatgtttttgatgttaTTTTCTTTAAATTTCCGTTTGAAATGTACACACATTCTGATTTCATTGAGTGTAACCATTTTCTTTTTATATGTAACTATGATCATTTAGTTTTATGTTGTTTTGAATTGCCGTTTGAAGTGCACTTAAtttctatttttcttcttcttttgaatGTAACTATATTACCTTTTTAGCCAGAACTATTAATTCCATATTCTTTGGAATGTCCGTTTTGAAACCACGACATTTCTGATGTCTTTGGGTGTAATCTTAGCGACATAATTATGCAAGTGTTGCAAAATAATCATCACTGTGGGTTTAATCCTTTGTAAAAGAAGATGCATTGGAGTCATGGTAAAGGgtacgttcgtgtgtgtgtgtgtgtgtgtgtgtgtgtgtgcgcgtgcgcgtgtgcgcgtgtgtgcgcgtgcggaTGGGCGGACCTCGCGCTCAACGAGAGAGACgaggaaagaagaagaacagtgaagacaaaaaaaacaaaaaacaaaaaaaaagctgaAAAAGCTATTCAGTGCGGATCAGGAGATGGAAGTCCGGCCACAAATTGCTGGGGGCGCTTTCACGAGTAATAAGACAcaggaaaagaaacaaaaactatCTGATGCGGCAAACACCGCGAGAATGAAGGAGTGTCCACGTAACACTGATCCGGAAATGCAATTCCGGGCACAATTTTCCCGAACGTGTTTCGAGAAAATTCGTTTCTCCCACCAGCTCTTAGCAGCGCTGAGTTTCCTTATCTAAGAAAACAGGGATTCTCAAACTTAGCAATGAATGCAACATGGAATTTGGTGAAATTGAATACCGATACTTAATATTTTCGACACTTTGTTAATCGTATTTAATGGATTTTTGggtcgttttttgtttttgtttttccattTCCTCTTCTATTTTGTTCTCGCCATCAGACTCTTGAAATATGAAGCTTTGAAAGGCCTGTTGAAGAAACAAAttgagtgttgtttttttctgagCATGATTGGAAACGCTGCACGTAGTGAAAatctgaccggcacggttggcctaggggtaaggcgtccgcccggtgatcgggaggtcgtgggttcgaaccccggccgggtcatacctaagactttaaaattggcaatctagtggctgctccgcctggcgtctggcattatggggttagtgctaggactggttggtccggtgtcagaataatgtgactgggtgagacatgaagcctgtgctgcgacttctgtcttgtgtgtggcgcacgttatatgtcaaagcagcaccgccctgggcccgtatgcttatgggggaagttcgcgacaactcccgaagttttgagtgacatcggaagtacttgcctcactttcgtatgcatgggccggaaaaagggtttacctcgaagcaaagcgaggaagtaactcagggtattttgcgactacttctaaagttttgagtgacatcggaagtacatcctcactttcgcatgcatgggacgaaaaaagagtttactttggaagctaacgaggaagtaaatgagggtaaatgtactacagccagacccagtagtaaacacgctacttccacagtttctcagtgcaaaaaggcagggcttttcttcagtttttcatgtcaaaccgagctgacgctcccaaagagagaaaatagagggaaaagtcgtatcttctgcatgcatttcgtgcaaatttccctgaatacaaacctgagttgccagctttgacttttgtttgttctgggtcattggccaccactctttcattcccgcttatacgagggggttactgtgtttctatgaaaatgggcgtcgttgtgtgcatgtgtgagagtgtgtgttgtgtgtgtgtgtttgtgtgcgtgcgtgcgtgtgtttgtgtgcgtgtgcgtgtgtgtgtgtgtgtgtgtgtgttcgagtgttgaagtgtaagtttctgctatttttttgtcattgctttatctgtgtgtgtgtgtgtgtgtgtgtgtgtgtgtgtgtgtgtgtgtgtgtgtgtgtgtgtatgtatttgtgcgagtgcctgtctgcctgtgtgtgcgtgcgtgcgggtataattgtgcgtctgttccttcatacgtttgtttgcgtgttcgcgcgtgccgtgtgtgtgtgtgtgtgtgtgtacccactccccacactatgatgagctgactatatttgcgccttgatattttattcatgttcttacgttttatgctgtttattgtgattcaccacacccgagtttatcgtaattgagataataaagtgttctatgtctatgtattatgtctaatacacatgcacacacgcacgtaggctacaaaaatccaatcttgactttgaactttatataaacatacatcctcttcacaattaacgaggacaaacgtaatttacaaacacctaagtacaaaattttttctgttttaaaaattcggacacacattttctcaaataatatgaaattcgctgaacttatcttcttttcactacaccttatatcttgattcccaaaaaatggagttctgcctttttaaatttaccagtaacacaaacattcgctctgaccaaactatttttgtccagcagttttaccgatacacaatcattaaaaaaaacactacaaaaagagttttaagttaaccgacttcgctaccacataaacaacctttttttttattgtccccaacattctggtcaacgaaatcattattatagacagtcattctatttaaggacaatcatcacagctttcgttcaaccagttaaaaacaacaattatagtaaaagctacagcgcgatcaacgtttgcccatttacgaactcgcgatgagatttgtttcttctggtcaccaagcctaccgtttacaaacgcatgcgcactaattgggattcccccaattttctcgaccttgacctcagaactctcgaagccactacttcggcgttcaatttagctcgtgcataccgagtagctggcaactttgctttcgaagttcccacttccaatgtcaagggcctctcgcttgacataattatacgacgatatcgcatctcaagggtccttacccatccaaaagaaacctccagcgcatactacaattgcaggacattccgtttttaaaggcagctcattgggaaatgatctcagacacaatatcgaagacgtgaaatgcgtcaatcgagcaactgtcgtaacttggctacaatgagacggtctcctaccttgcaccatagacacggactgtgacattcttgtttaatttaggtgaaatgcttaaaacagagtgactcaaaagcgacagttcgatcagttactgaccgaaaaaaacgtgctcgagtcgctcggcgaaggtggcgagctttcaaaccagcacgactgaataactcagaatgccttttttcatcatgcctctattctacacgagtaacatagtgcagtggtaacggttccggactctcgttcattcgctccgggttcaagttctgccgggagctatatatttttttttattaatcttttcctttttaagcctccgcaattgcattccggctgcaaaaaccgggttttgcctctgtgttaattttattcatttgcaaaagaaaccttcctatgctttgaaaaaatcatatcatgtcttgactttcaactgtacgcgcgtgtgtatatgtgtgtcacaacggtgagtatgtgtgtgtgtgtgtatgtgtgggtgtgggtgtgtgtgtgtgtgtgacatgtcaCTTGTGttatcatagtttcagtgtgtgtatgagtgtagattgagagagaatgagagaaagtgagagagagtgagtgtgtggttatttgtttgtgactgtgtgcgtgcgtgtatgggtgcgtgtgtgtgtgtatatgtgtgcgcgcgagcgcgcgcgcgtgtgtgtgtgtggtgtgtgtgtgtgtttatgtgtgccgccgtcagtgtcacttgtgtcatagtgtcagtatgtgcatgagtgtacgtttgtctgtgtgtgcgtgtgtcgtaagagagagagagagagagagagagagagagagagagagagagagagagagagagagagagagagagagagagagagagagagagagagagagagacacttctttggcaattttggaccagacatgcagcgtctttatgtttaac
The nucleotide sequence above comes from Littorina saxatilis isolate snail1 unplaced genomic scaffold, US_GU_Lsax_2.0 scaffold_1397, whole genome shotgun sequence. Encoded proteins:
- the LOC138954468 gene encoding uncharacterized protein, with product MQLITMATRTVPQLTTLLLTSLYLLLTIGHAFSDDNSNSKTPTPATPPPGDQGGGRGGRGGGSSSHKNLHKIFPGADNTSLVIPDIDDYTDPELYALLIDVLEKLGVLTPETTSCYQLQKIQHKNLPPGDENSDSGSGSANAGSGSNTHSGSGSGSHSGSGSNSIGVFLYFTETSLTDSQTPGGGGNGQAISGQKVTHSAKTNNECVSQPDLIKSMDAQPLVRDAVLNDTLGLKADPPGDGSGGVNGSGEAGAGRHTGKDGGYQITEGAEEEDEKRYSGLSLTQVVVISTCSAIICIFFIVAAILRVRNYIKRQREEQLAATRPTFRSCSVRLRSLSHSNEQVRRDSQVSKLSHQVCVC